A part of Acipenser ruthenus chromosome 48, fAciRut3.2 maternal haplotype, whole genome shotgun sequence genomic DNA contains:
- the LOC117404437 gene encoding solute carrier family 35 member G3-like translates to MVDAYHHCPSSSSDEDDESVEEEEEKEEEADEDCLPLPRPLHWTGLSDSMKGLLAALLGGGVPAGFVPLFTRIAHESAHLPPLEVLFGRCLLHLLVSAAVPCLRRSSAGQPSFGPRAAWPRLLTHAVVNLLSVGCAYSSFTLVPAGNASAVRKGASTLGSVLLALCLGSGPLSCYDCVGLLGSLLGLLVIVLPDLLLSAHSSASTADLFGYALASLGGLALALGLVIFRTFSHPGRFQGAVFSFGALGALICGPAFTLQEPVWPRGPLAWACLVAVACLALAAFLSSNYAVTKAHPALVCALLHSEVVVSMSLQYAMLGEPVTSFDILGAGVIVGSIAVISAQNFSCDPRPPSEKLSC, encoded by the coding sequence ATGGTGGACGCCTACCACCACTGTCCATCCAGTTCCTCCGACGAGGACGATGAatcagtggaggaggaggaggagaaggaagagGAAGCAGACGAAGACTGCCtccccctgccccgccccctgcACTGGACCGGTCTTTCGGACAGCATGAAAGGTCTGCTGGCTGCCCTGCTGGGTGGGGGGGTGCCGGCCGGCTTCGTGCCTCTCTTCACCCGGATCGCCCACGAGAGCGCGCACCTCCCCCCGCTGGAGGTCCTGTTCGGACGCTGCCTGCTGCACTTGCTGGTATCGGCCGCGGTGCCCTGCCTGCGGAGGAGCTCCGCCGGACAGCCTTCCTTTGGCCCCCGGGCAGCCTGGCCCCGCCTGCTGACCCACGCCGTGGTCAACCTGCTCTCGGTGGGCTGCGCGTACAGCTCCTTCACGCTGGTGCCGGCGGGGAACGCGTCCGCAGTGCGCAAGGGCGCCTCCACCCTGGGCTCCGTCCTGCTGGCCCTGTGCCTGGGCAGCGGCCCGCTGAGCTGCTACGACTGCGTGGGgctgctgggcagcctgctggggctgctggtcATCGTGCTGCCCGACCTCCTCCTCTCTGCACACTCCTCGGCCAGCACGGCGGACCTCTTCGGCTACGCCCTGGCCTCGCTGGGCggcctggccctggccctgggcCTGGTCATCTTCCGGACCTTCTCGCACCCGGGTAGGTTCCAGGGAGCCGTCTTCTCCTTCGGGGCTCTGGGGGCCCTGATCTGCGGCCCTGCCTTCACCCTCCAGGAGCCCGTCTGGCCCCGTGGCCCCCTGGCTTGGGCGTGCCTGGTGGCGGTCGCCTGCCTGGCTCTGGCCGCGTTCCTCTCCTCAAACTACGCCGTGACGAAGGCGCACCCGGCCCTGGTGTGCGCTCTGCTGCACTCCGAGGTGGTGGTGTCCATGAGTCTGCAGTACGCGATGCTGGGGGAGCCCGTCACCTCCTTCGATATATTGGGGGCCGGAGTCATCGTGGGCAGCATCGCGGTGATCAGCGCCCAGAACTTCAGCTGCGACCCCCGCCCCCCGAGCGAGAAACTGAGCTGCTGA